The Pelmatolapia mariae isolate MD_Pm_ZW linkage group LG10_11, Pm_UMD_F_2, whole genome shotgun sequence genome includes a region encoding these proteins:
- the exoc3l2a gene encoding tumor necrosis factor alpha-induced protein 2 isoform X1 has translation MPILKKLPGRSKSCHEFPRVNGELILPRLDLDIRDLNELKDLKELNELKDLNKNLNPFEDVDLDDDDDRNRGGMGLIMGEVKGNLQLKSSCDGEEEENEVNAGKHGAGNPKVKPLRGTLERICGVSPLKTLGKLGKGLRISGRSVWGNSTPHYSPGDSNTLPAEKEKRKGLRRSSEGIMTLLRFTGRRKEERRESLPCGDLSVGNEGETSRRSSFLRMVSLGKLKRESMSDKASQEAEEEMEEEAEDPVVKTREPLSVLEILQLVNHRDLLLADTHIQELERECELLSLLPNTTPPTLTPTLCPSTPPSMLPLSSSLDESLSSNATLDSSRRKAKDVELLYEALQKEMWDVVRESLRQPSAGPNLGLVVLVIQQEEHADAAWALREETKPEQEVPRIQPSQRPRRLKMKWRQAVAEAADWSLPHQVDTQAGQLASYLERLKCRMVDDLDAARRNAISIYPEEFAAFQVYVESYHRAVAKRLRTITSGPLQITDVYSLLDWFYNIYNRDVLGTIGTTTPINYSTLDGILPQETVDRLEQDCISVVRDKVTTELIHVLDEEERRWAQTLHIEEYQSHLACSVIQRVKVDLDRSTSVNQFLGARVARCSLIGLADFIYSFQRKVEMFHDSQAEFGDRGDGYVSRTIALVNCCPPLRSFVDRCRQCDPQGSEESAQKANSSLDRIINQSVRVLTDRLFDHIRPFFDKLMKRKWLNNTEAFEAIEASIKQHFKKFRRMDSPPYQTLVGEVHRRVLVEYVRAIMRGRLMCTSSKMRKRMAFRLQDEAKQLKGLFKDLESSSSWLDSIICHLADIILLEDTPSIQMEVAVLVKEFPDIRKKHVSTLLNVRGMMRQAERQEILNVVKDFECSSALMCRDHALFSDIPITSEVHCISLGFLRLAMTVSNWFSEHRPRRRGRVSIRNATPQPAENKEDATKLHRED, from the exons ATGCCCATTCTGAAGAAACTCCCGGGAAGATCCAAGAGCTGCCACGAGTTCCCCAGAGTGAACGGTGAACTGATTCTGCCTCGCCTGGACTTAGACATCAGGGACTTGAACGAGCTCAAGGACCTGAAGGAGCTTAATGAACTGAAGGATCTAAACAAGAACCTGAACCCCTTTGAGGATGTGGacctggatgatgatgatgacaggaACAGAGGTGGCATGGGCCTCATTATGGGGGAGGTCAAGGGTAACCTCCAGCTGAAGTCCTCCTGTGAtggtgaagaggaggagaacgAGGTAAATGCTGGGAAACACGGGGCAGGGAATCCTAAAGTGAAGCCACTGCGGGGGACCCTTGAGCGGATCTGTGGAGTGTCTCCCCTTAAGACCCTTGGAAAATTGGGAAAGGGGCTCCGCATATCAGGACGGAGTGTATGGGGGAACAGCACCCCACACTACAGCCCTGGAGATTCAAATACACTACcagcagagaaagagaaaagaaaaggactACGCAGGAGCTCAGAGGGAATAATGACCCTGCTTCG CTTCACAGGTCGACGGAAGGAGGAGCGCAGAGAAAGCCTGCCCTGTGGAGACCTGAGCGTAGGCAACGAGGGAGAGACTTCCAGGCGATCATCCTTCCTCAGGATGGTCAGTCTGGGCAAGCTAAAGAGGGAATCCATGTCAGACAAGGCATCCCAAGAGGCAGAGGAGGAAAtggaggaggaggcagaggatCCAGTAGTGAAAACCAGAGAGCCCCTCTCAG TTCTGGAGATCTTACAGCTGGTCAATCACAGGGACCTTCTCCTggctgacacacacattcaggAACTGGAGCGAGAGTGTGAGCTCCTGTCTCTCCTGCCAAACACAACTCCTCCTACCCTCACTCCTACCCTGTGTCCCAGTACTCCACCCAGCATGTTGCCTTTGTCCTCTTCCTTAGATGAGTCCCTCAGCTCTAATGCGACTTTGGACTCAAGCCGGAGAAAAGCTAAGGATGTGGAGCTCCTGTATGAAGCGCTTCAGAAGGAGATGTGGGATGTGGTGCGGGAGTCACTCCGCCAGCCTAGTGCTGGCCCCAACCTTGGTCTGGTGGTGCTGGTAATCCAACAGGAGGAGCATGCTGATGCTGCCTGGGCTCTGAGGGAGGAGACTAAGCCAGAGCAAGAGGTCCCCCGCATCCAGCCCAGCCAGCGTCCCCGGCGACTGAAGATGAAGTGGAGGCAGGCTGTAGCGGAGGCTGCAGACTGGAGCCTGCCACATCAGGTAGACACCCAAGCAGGCCAGTTGGCCTCATACCTGGAGCGCCTGAAGTGTCGAATGGTGGATGATCTGGATGCAGCGAGAAGGAACGCTATATCCATTTACCCAGAGGAGTTTGCAGCCTTCCAGGTGTATGTGGAAAGTTACCATCGAGCTGTGGCCAAACGTCTTCGCACTATTACCAGTGGCCCACTGCAGATCACAGACGTATACTCACTACTTGACTGGTTCTACAACATCTACAACAG GGATGTTCTAGGAACTATCGGGACCACCACGCCCATCAACTACAGCACACTGGATGGTATTCTGCCTCAAGAGACAGTGGATAGGCTGGAACAAGACTGCATTAGTGTAGTCAGG GATAAGGTGACAACAGAGCTGATCCATGTGCTGGATGAAGAGGAGAGGCGATGGGCCCAGACTTTGCACATAGAGGAGTATCAGTCTCACCTAGCATGCTCAGTAATCCAG AGGGTAAAGGTGGATTTGGACAGATCTACATCTGTGAACCAGTTTCTAGGAGCAAGAGTGGCTCGCTGCAGTCTCATTGGATTGGCTGACTTCATTTACAG TTTCCAGAGGAAGGTGGAGATGTTTCATGACAGTCAGGCAGAATTTGGAGACCGTGGAGACGGATATGTTTCAAGGACCATAGCTCTGGTTAACTGCTGCCCTCCTCTTAG ATCCTTTGTGGACCGCTGCAGGCAGTGTGACCCACAGGGCAGTGAGGAATCTGCACAGAAAGCCAACTCCTCATTGGACAGGATCATCAACCAGTCAGTGAGGGTGCTGACTGACAGGCTATTTGACCACATCAGA CCCTTCTTTGACAAACTGATGAAGAGAAAGTGGTTGAACAACACAGAGGCCTTCGAGGCTATTGAAGCCAGTATTAAACAACACTTCAAGAAATTTAGAAGGATGGACTCTCCACCCTATCAG ACACTGGTGGGTGAGGTGCACCGGCGGGTCCTAGTGGAGTATGTGAGAGCCATTATGAGGGGACGCCTCATGTGCACATCCTCCAAGATGAGGAAGAGGATGGCTTTCCGCCTGCAAGATGAGGCCAAGCAGCTCAAAGGACTCTTTAAGGATCTG GAATCAAGCTCCTCCTGGCTGGACAGCATCATCTGTCACCTTGCTGACATCATTCTCCTGGAGGACACGCCCTCCATCCAAATGGAGGTGGCTGTCCTGGTGAAAGAATTTCCAGATATACg GAAGAAGCATGTCTCCACCCTGCTGAATGTTCGAGGGATGATGCGGCAGGCAGAGCGACAGGAGATCCTCAATGTCGTCAAAGATTTTGAATGCAGCAGCGCCCTCATGTGCCGGGACCACGCCCTCTTTTCCGATATTCCCATCACCTCAGAGGTGCACTGCATCAGCCTGGGTTTCCTCCGCCTCGCCATGACCGTCTCCAACTGGTTCTCAGAGCACCGACCAAGACGGAGAGGCAGAGTAAGCATCAGGAACGCTACACCTCAGCCTGCAGAGAATAAGGAAGATGCGACTAAACTTCACAGAGAAGACTAG
- the exoc3l2a gene encoding exocyst complex component 3 isoform X2 has product MPILKKLPGRSKSCHEFPRVNGELILPRLDLDIRDLNELKDLKELNELKDLNKNLNPFEDVDLDDDDDRNRGGMGLIMGEVKGNLQLKSSCDGEEEENEVNAGKHGAGNPKVKPLRGTLERICGVSPLKTLGKLGKGLRISGRSVWGNSTPHYSPGDSNTLPAEKEKRKGLRRSSEGIMTLLRFTGRRKEERRESLPCGDLSVGNEGETSRRSSFLRMVSLGKLKRESMSDKASQEAEEEMEEEAEDPVVKTREPLSVLEILQLVNHRDLLLADTHIQELEREYESLSSNATLDSSRRKAKDVELLYEALQKEMWDVVRESLRQPSAGPNLGLVVLVIQQEEHADAAWALREETKPEQEVPRIQPSQRPRRLKMKWRQAVAEAADWSLPHQVDTQAGQLASYLERLKCRMVDDLDAARRNAISIYPEEFAAFQVYVESYHRAVAKRLRTITSGPLQITDVYSLLDWFYNIYNRDVLGTIGTTTPINYSTLDGILPQETVDRLEQDCISVVRDKVTTELIHVLDEEERRWAQTLHIEEYQSHLACSVIQRVKVDLDRSTSVNQFLGARVARCSLIGLADFIYSFQRKVEMFHDSQAEFGDRGDGYVSRTIALVNCCPPLRSFVDRCRQCDPQGSEESAQKANSSLDRIINQSVRVLTDRLFDHIRPFFDKLMKRKWLNNTEAFEAIEASIKQHFKKFRRMDSPPYQTLVGEVHRRVLVEYVRAIMRGRLMCTSSKMRKRMAFRLQDEAKQLKGLFKDLESSSSWLDSIICHLADIILLEDTPSIQMEVAVLVKEFPDIRKKHVSTLLNVRGMMRQAERQEILNVVKDFECSSALMCRDHALFSDIPITSEVHCISLGFLRLAMTVSNWFSEHRPRRRGRVSIRNATPQPAENKEDATKLHRED; this is encoded by the exons ATGCCCATTCTGAAGAAACTCCCGGGAAGATCCAAGAGCTGCCACGAGTTCCCCAGAGTGAACGGTGAACTGATTCTGCCTCGCCTGGACTTAGACATCAGGGACTTGAACGAGCTCAAGGACCTGAAGGAGCTTAATGAACTGAAGGATCTAAACAAGAACCTGAACCCCTTTGAGGATGTGGacctggatgatgatgatgacaggaACAGAGGTGGCATGGGCCTCATTATGGGGGAGGTCAAGGGTAACCTCCAGCTGAAGTCCTCCTGTGAtggtgaagaggaggagaacgAGGTAAATGCTGGGAAACACGGGGCAGGGAATCCTAAAGTGAAGCCACTGCGGGGGACCCTTGAGCGGATCTGTGGAGTGTCTCCCCTTAAGACCCTTGGAAAATTGGGAAAGGGGCTCCGCATATCAGGACGGAGTGTATGGGGGAACAGCACCCCACACTACAGCCCTGGAGATTCAAATACACTACcagcagagaaagagaaaagaaaaggactACGCAGGAGCTCAGAGGGAATAATGACCCTGCTTCG CTTCACAGGTCGACGGAAGGAGGAGCGCAGAGAAAGCCTGCCCTGTGGAGACCTGAGCGTAGGCAACGAGGGAGAGACTTCCAGGCGATCATCCTTCCTCAGGATGGTCAGTCTGGGCAAGCTAAAGAGGGAATCCATGTCAGACAAGGCATCCCAAGAGGCAGAGGAGGAAAtggaggaggaggcagaggatCCAGTAGTGAAAACCAGAGAGCCCCTCTCAG TTCTGGAGATCTTACAGCTGGTCAATCACAGGGACCTTCTCCTggctgacacacacattcaggAACTGGAGCGAGAGT ATGAGTCCCTCAGCTCTAATGCGACTTTGGACTCAAGCCGGAGAAAAGCTAAGGATGTGGAGCTCCTGTATGAAGCGCTTCAGAAGGAGATGTGGGATGTGGTGCGGGAGTCACTCCGCCAGCCTAGTGCTGGCCCCAACCTTGGTCTGGTGGTGCTGGTAATCCAACAGGAGGAGCATGCTGATGCTGCCTGGGCTCTGAGGGAGGAGACTAAGCCAGAGCAAGAGGTCCCCCGCATCCAGCCCAGCCAGCGTCCCCGGCGACTGAAGATGAAGTGGAGGCAGGCTGTAGCGGAGGCTGCAGACTGGAGCCTGCCACATCAGGTAGACACCCAAGCAGGCCAGTTGGCCTCATACCTGGAGCGCCTGAAGTGTCGAATGGTGGATGATCTGGATGCAGCGAGAAGGAACGCTATATCCATTTACCCAGAGGAGTTTGCAGCCTTCCAGGTGTATGTGGAAAGTTACCATCGAGCTGTGGCCAAACGTCTTCGCACTATTACCAGTGGCCCACTGCAGATCACAGACGTATACTCACTACTTGACTGGTTCTACAACATCTACAACAG GGATGTTCTAGGAACTATCGGGACCACCACGCCCATCAACTACAGCACACTGGATGGTATTCTGCCTCAAGAGACAGTGGATAGGCTGGAACAAGACTGCATTAGTGTAGTCAGG GATAAGGTGACAACAGAGCTGATCCATGTGCTGGATGAAGAGGAGAGGCGATGGGCCCAGACTTTGCACATAGAGGAGTATCAGTCTCACCTAGCATGCTCAGTAATCCAG AGGGTAAAGGTGGATTTGGACAGATCTACATCTGTGAACCAGTTTCTAGGAGCAAGAGTGGCTCGCTGCAGTCTCATTGGATTGGCTGACTTCATTTACAG TTTCCAGAGGAAGGTGGAGATGTTTCATGACAGTCAGGCAGAATTTGGAGACCGTGGAGACGGATATGTTTCAAGGACCATAGCTCTGGTTAACTGCTGCCCTCCTCTTAG ATCCTTTGTGGACCGCTGCAGGCAGTGTGACCCACAGGGCAGTGAGGAATCTGCACAGAAAGCCAACTCCTCATTGGACAGGATCATCAACCAGTCAGTGAGGGTGCTGACTGACAGGCTATTTGACCACATCAGA CCCTTCTTTGACAAACTGATGAAGAGAAAGTGGTTGAACAACACAGAGGCCTTCGAGGCTATTGAAGCCAGTATTAAACAACACTTCAAGAAATTTAGAAGGATGGACTCTCCACCCTATCAG ACACTGGTGGGTGAGGTGCACCGGCGGGTCCTAGTGGAGTATGTGAGAGCCATTATGAGGGGACGCCTCATGTGCACATCCTCCAAGATGAGGAAGAGGATGGCTTTCCGCCTGCAAGATGAGGCCAAGCAGCTCAAAGGACTCTTTAAGGATCTG GAATCAAGCTCCTCCTGGCTGGACAGCATCATCTGTCACCTTGCTGACATCATTCTCCTGGAGGACACGCCCTCCATCCAAATGGAGGTGGCTGTCCTGGTGAAAGAATTTCCAGATATACg GAAGAAGCATGTCTCCACCCTGCTGAATGTTCGAGGGATGATGCGGCAGGCAGAGCGACAGGAGATCCTCAATGTCGTCAAAGATTTTGAATGCAGCAGCGCCCTCATGTGCCGGGACCACGCCCTCTTTTCCGATATTCCCATCACCTCAGAGGTGCACTGCATCAGCCTGGGTTTCCTCCGCCTCGCCATGACCGTCTCCAACTGGTTCTCAGAGCACCGACCAAGACGGAGAGGCAGAGTAAGCATCAGGAACGCTACACCTCAGCCTGCAGAGAATAAGGAAGATGCGACTAAACTTCACAGAGAAGACTAG